The following proteins are co-located in the Microvirga ossetica genome:
- a CDS encoding RelA/SpoT domain-containing protein encodes MRASLGYHIRHRNLNGFTAARLKRMQAIRRKLKRMDDKSTPLGLNQLQDLGGCRAVMNTMDDVDALVCAIREWFPHECRGENDYIRQAKSDGYRCHHLKYAYKGKGATTVYEGRRIELQVRTVLQHSWATAVEAVGLFRGEELKSGKGSDEWLRLFQLMSSEFAVAERCDPAIGMLSSRQRMRELKELNKALGAVKVLDDLSHAVHWATDAITPHNRPAYYLISYDNETRQVTVSPYFKTHYAIAGYESAESLDNISGLDTTNVVLVEADKVDNLTRAYPNYFGDVQLFKMQLNALVHGHPVSEFKIALQQRTIQKPRENPDASWIGRRGLWVEPVRKSINPKKDSGG; translated from the coding sequence CAAGCTCAAACGAATGGATGACAAATCAACACCTCTTGGTCTCAATCAGCTTCAGGATCTTGGCGGCTGCCGCGCGGTCATGAATACTATGGATGACGTAGATGCCTTAGTGTGTGCAATTCGCGAGTGGTTTCCTCACGAATGTCGCGGAGAGAATGACTATATCCGTCAGGCTAAGTCTGATGGCTACCGCTGCCACCACCTCAAGTACGCCTACAAAGGTAAAGGAGCGACTACCGTCTACGAAGGGCGCCGAATTGAACTCCAAGTTCGAACCGTGCTGCAGCACTCTTGGGCAACTGCGGTCGAAGCTGTAGGATTGTTTAGAGGCGAGGAGTTAAAATCTGGAAAGGGAAGTGATGAGTGGCTACGGCTGTTCCAACTCATGTCCTCTGAGTTCGCGGTAGCAGAACGATGCGATCCAGCGATAGGTATGCTCAGTAGCCGACAACGTATGCGAGAATTAAAAGAGCTAAATAAGGCTCTCGGCGCTGTGAAGGTACTCGATGATCTAAGTCACGCAGTGCACTGGGCCACGGATGCGATTACGCCGCACAATCGTCCAGCCTACTATCTCATCAGCTATGACAATGAGACGAGACAGGTGACTGTCTCACCTTACTTCAAAACACATTATGCAATCGCCGGGTACGAGAGTGCAGAGAGCCTTGACAACATTAGTGGGCTCGACACAACCAACGTCGTACTCGTCGAAGCCGATAAAGTTGATAACTTAACACGTGCCTATCCGAACTATTTCGGCGATGTTCAGCTTTTCAAGATGCAATTGAATGCGCTTGTGCACGGTCATCCGGTTAGTGAATTTAAGATAGCGCTTCAACAGCGTACAATACAAAAGCCGCGGGAGAATCCTGATGCCAGCTGGATTGGGCGGCGCGGATTGTGGGTTGAACCTGTGCGCAAATCTATTAATCCGAAGAAGGACAGCGGCGGCTAA